A genome region from Nycticebus coucang isolate mNycCou1 chromosome 22, mNycCou1.pri, whole genome shotgun sequence includes the following:
- the PITHD1 gene encoding PITH domain-containing protein 1: MSHGHSHGGGGCRCAAEREEPPEQRGLDYGLYLRIDLERLQCLNESREGSGRGVFKPWEERTDRSKFVESDADEELLFNIPFTGNVKLKGIIIMGENDDSHPSEMRLYKNIPQMSFDDTEREPDQTFSLNRDLTGELEYATKISRFSNVYHLSIHISKNFGADTTKVFYIGLRGEWTELRRHEVTICNYEASANPADHKVHQVTPQTHFIS; encoded by the exons ATGTCGCACGGCCACAGCCACGGTGGGGGTGGCTGCCGCTGCGCTGCCGAACGGGAGGAACCACCCGAGCAGCGCGGACTGGACTATGGCCTGTACCTGCGCATTGACCTGGAGCGGCTACAGTGCCTTAACGAGAGCCGCGAGGGCAGCGGCCGCGGCGTCTTCAAGCCGTGGGAAGAGCGGACCGACCGCTCCAAG TTTGTTGAAAGTGATGCTGATGAAGAGCTTCTGTTTAATATTCC ATTTACGGGCAATGTCAAGCTCAAAGGCATCATTATAATGGGAGAGAACGATGACTCACACCCCTCTGAGATGAGACT gTACAAGAACATTCCACAGATGTCCTTTGATGATACAGAAAGGGAGCCAGATCAGACCTTTAGTCTGAACCGGGATCTTACTGGAGAATTAGAGTATGCTACGAA AATTTCTCGTTTTTCAAATGTGTATCATCTCTCGATTCATATATCAAAAAACTTTGGAGCAGATACCACAAAGGTTTTTTATATTGGCCTGAGAGGAGAATGGACTGAG CTTCGCCGACATGAGGTGACCATCTGCAATTATGAAGCATCAGCCAACCCAGCAGACCACAAAGTCCATCAGGTTACCCCACAGACACACTTCATTTCCTAA